The following coding sequences lie in one Bacteroidales bacterium genomic window:
- a CDS encoding PqqD family protein, whose translation MGLNFFQRRKILKNTNTLELHPVRRHEHEFTKDGNVCLIVPKFRKQWMRNVFIPPRRKEHFTIYLDELGSTTWLEIDGEKNVRQICDNLKEKLGDKVKPHHEVEDRVSKFLSQLYEQRYITFKELETENTNS comes from the coding sequence ATGGGATTGAATTTCTTTCAGCGCAGGAAGATCCTGAAAAATACCAACACCCTGGAATTGCATCCTGTGCGCCGGCATGAACATGAATTTACCAAAGACGGGAATGTTTGTCTGATAGTACCCAAGTTCCGAAAACAGTGGATGCGTAATGTTTTTATTCCCCCGCGCAGAAAGGAGCATTTTACCATATATCTGGATGAACTGGGTTCTACAACCTGGCTGGAAATAGATGGTGAAAAGAATGTTCGGCAGATTTGTGATAACCTGAAAGAAAAGCTTGGAGATAAGGTCAAACCACACCATGAAGTAGAGGACAGGGTAAGCAAGTTTCTTTCACAACTTTATGAACAACGTTATATCACTTTTAAGGAACTGGAAACAGAAAATACAAATTCATAA